One window of the Cryptomeria japonica chromosome 7, Sugi_1.0, whole genome shotgun sequence genome contains the following:
- the LOC131057353 gene encoding uncharacterized protein LOC131057353 isoform X9 has translation MTVNLNSLFFFNLSIADGYAEQFKYIDTLIRAFSHFIVQCACNASFGNEAFSHFIVQCVCNASFGNEAFSHFTGQCVCSASSGNELGSQV, from the exons ATGACTGTCAATTTAAACAGTCTATTCTTCTTCAATCTCAGCATTGCAGATGGATATGCAGAGCAGTTCAAGTACATCGACACCCTCATTAG GGCATTTTCTCACTTTATTGTACAGTGTGCATGCAACGCTTCTTTTGGAAATGA GGCATTTTCTCACTTTATTGTACAATGTGTATGCAACGCCTCTTTTGGAAATGA GGCATTTTCTCACTTTACGGGACAATGTGTATGCAGCGCCTCTTCTGGAAATGAGTTGGGTAGTCAG GTTTAA
- the LOC131057353 gene encoding uncharacterized protein LOC131057353 isoform X4: MTVNLNSLFFFNLSIADGYAEQFKYIDTLIRAFSHFIVQCACNASFGNELGHFLTLLYNVYATPLLEMSWVFRAFSHFTGQCVCSASSGNELGSQESSN, encoded by the exons ATGACTGTCAATTTAAACAGTCTATTCTTCTTCAATCTCAGCATTGCAGATGGATATGCAGAGCAGTTCAAGTACATCGACACCCTCATTAG GGCATTTTCTCACTTTATTGTACAGTGTGCATGCAACGCTTCTTTTGGAAATGAGTTGG GGCATTTTCTCACTTTATTGTACAATGTGTATGCAACGCCTCTTTTGGAAATGAGTTGGGTATTTAG GGCATTTTCTCACTTTACGGGACAATGTGTATGCAGCGCCTCTTCTGGAAATGAGTTGGGTAGTCAG GAATCTTCAAACTAG
- the LOC131057353 gene encoding uncharacterized protein LOC131057353 isoform X5: MTVNLNSLFFFNLSIADGYAEQFKYIDTLIRAFSHFIVQCACNASFGNEAFSHFIVQCVCNASFGNEAFSHFTGQCVCSASSGNELGSQAQHKPKQHV, translated from the exons ATGACTGTCAATTTAAACAGTCTATTCTTCTTCAATCTCAGCATTGCAGATGGATATGCAGAGCAGTTCAAGTACATCGACACCCTCATTAG GGCATTTTCTCACTTTATTGTACAGTGTGCATGCAACGCTTCTTTTGGAAATGA GGCATTTTCTCACTTTATTGTACAATGTGTATGCAACGCCTCTTTTGGAAATGA GGCATTTTCTCACTTTACGGGACAATGTGTATGCAGCGCCTCTTCTGGAAATGAGTTGGGTAGTCAG
- the LOC131057353 gene encoding uncharacterized protein LOC131057353 isoform X3 has translation MTVNLNSLFFFNLSIADGYAEQFKYIDTLIRAFSHFIVQCACNASFGNELGHFLTLLYNVYATPLLEMRHFLTLRDNVYAAPLLEMSWVVRFKLYSWHLTG, from the exons ATGACTGTCAATTTAAACAGTCTATTCTTCTTCAATCTCAGCATTGCAGATGGATATGCAGAGCAGTTCAAGTACATCGACACCCTCATTAG GGCATTTTCTCACTTTATTGTACAGTGTGCATGCAACGCTTCTTTTGGAAATGAGTTGG GGCATTTTCTCACTTTATTGTACAATGTGTATGCAACGCCTCTTTTGGAAATGA GGCATTTTCTCACTTTACGGGACAATGTGTATGCAGCGCCTCTTCTGGAAATGAGTTGGGTAGTCAG GTTTAAGCTTTACAGTTGGCATTTGACTGGATGA
- the LOC131057353 gene encoding uncharacterized protein LOC131057353 isoform X2, whose amino-acid sequence MTVNLNSLFFFNLSIADGYAEQFKYIDTLIRAFSHFIVQCACNASFGNELGHFLTLLYNVYATPLLEMSWVFRAFSHFTGQCVCSASSGNELGSQAQHKPKQHV is encoded by the exons ATGACTGTCAATTTAAACAGTCTATTCTTCTTCAATCTCAGCATTGCAGATGGATATGCAGAGCAGTTCAAGTACATCGACACCCTCATTAG GGCATTTTCTCACTTTATTGTACAGTGTGCATGCAACGCTTCTTTTGGAAATGAGTTGG GGCATTTTCTCACTTTATTGTACAATGTGTATGCAACGCCTCTTTTGGAAATGAGTTGGGTATTTAG GGCATTTTCTCACTTTACGGGACAATGTGTATGCAGCGCCTCTTCTGGAAATGAGTTGGGTAGTCAG
- the LOC131057353 gene encoding uncharacterized protein LOC131057353 isoform X7 produces MTVNLNSLFFFNLSIADGYAEQFKYIDTLIRAFSHFIVQCACNASFGNELGHFLTLLYNVYATPLLEMSWVFRAFSHFTGQCVCSASSGNELGSQV; encoded by the exons ATGACTGTCAATTTAAACAGTCTATTCTTCTTCAATCTCAGCATTGCAGATGGATATGCAGAGCAGTTCAAGTACATCGACACCCTCATTAG GGCATTTTCTCACTTTATTGTACAGTGTGCATGCAACGCTTCTTTTGGAAATGAGTTGG GGCATTTTCTCACTTTATTGTACAATGTGTATGCAACGCCTCTTTTGGAAATGAGTTGGGTATTTAG GGCATTTTCTCACTTTACGGGACAATGTGTATGCAGCGCCTCTTCTGGAAATGAGTTGGGTAGTCAG GTTTAA
- the LOC131057353 gene encoding uncharacterized protein LOC131057353 isoform X6 → MTVNLNSLFFFNLSIADGYAEQFKYIDTLIRAFSHFIVQCACNASFGNELGHFLTLLYNVYATPLLEMRHFLTLRDNVYAAPLLEMSWVVRNLQTSQL, encoded by the exons ATGACTGTCAATTTAAACAGTCTATTCTTCTTCAATCTCAGCATTGCAGATGGATATGCAGAGCAGTTCAAGTACATCGACACCCTCATTAG GGCATTTTCTCACTTTATTGTACAGTGTGCATGCAACGCTTCTTTTGGAAATGAGTTGG GGCATTTTCTCACTTTATTGTACAATGTGTATGCAACGCCTCTTTTGGAAATGA GGCATTTTCTCACTTTACGGGACAATGTGTATGCAGCGCCTCTTCTGGAAATGAGTTGGGTAGTCAG GAATCTTCAAACTAGTCAACTATAG
- the LOC131856885 gene encoding uncharacterized protein LOC131856885, with protein sequence MVSEDEVAILCEPYSLDEIKIATFELHPHKALGPDGMNTEFYQRFWDFMGHDIWMVVEEFKRKVYGFFKATNGLRQGDHLSPALFVPMAKVLGNLIKTKQAARQWNDIRLHRLIEPITHSQFADDTILFGAAMVREARGVMEVLEEYFLLSGQEMNKDKSHIFFFNTNKMNQNSITHILGFSIAELPLKYLGIRINKGSRQTQIWEDVLNSCKMSNQVGVKLDGLLKKFVWEGAKDQRRIPLINWDTMCMLKEDGGAGLRKMNIQNTTLGAKLSWKMAKFWRDSWDGELPLAEIFEDQDWINSIESAIALNGRILTGNRLKTIDIHGPSWCALCNAEEESVDHLLFNCKFAQSCWEWFLSMMNLCTVRNATLKDFLVLWLIFNQSKWGALWLVGPIMIVWLIWKERNKRIFNETSKLVEVVISILKAAIEEALCGKSKNVRKFRFNDWDLEMEKNLSLKNASFHYPRKQIDRSKVRWAKPHCNWVKLNFDGANRGNHGQAGYGAVIRDEVGNIVSGTYGHIGRATNNEAKLRALEAGLLLCKQKGLSNVQVEGDSQIIINGVINSRFTNWKMAKWLPHIHTLLQSIRPYEISHIFREGNRLADLFANLGVMSNVAEVESEDEEEGSADEGSDESDDSKRNRAERRRVEKEELKEMMRTFGENAWEVFRCAVQNGNMAPFCRVTNFETWWFSAGATETVISVGEFAGVIMQTLSGGA encoded by the exons ATGGTCTCTGAGGATGAGGTAGCTATATTGTGTGAACCTTACTCCTTGGATGAAATTAAAATTGCTACATTTGAGCTACACCCTCATAAGGCCCTGGGTCCGGATGGAATGAATACGGAGTTCTATCAAAGATTTTGGGATTTTATGGGCCATGACATTTGGATGGTAGTGGAAGAATTCAAGAGAAAAG TCTATGGCTTTTTCAAAGCAACTAATGGCCTTAGGCAAGGGGATCATCTATCCCCTGCCCTCTTTGTCCCGATGGCGAAGGTTCTTGGAAACTTAATTAAAACAAAACAAGCAGCTAGGCAATGGAACGACATTCGACTCCATAGATTGATAGAGCCCATCACACACTCGCAGTTTGCTGATGATACAATTTTGTTTGGAGCAGCTATGGTGAGGGAAGCCAGAGGAGTGATGGAAGTATTAGAGGAGTACTTTCTGCTTTCGGGCCAGGAAATGAACAAGGACAAATCACACATTTTCTTTTTTAACACAAACAAAATGAATCAAAATAGCATCACACATATTCTGGGTTTCAGCATTGCCGAGTTGCCTCTTAAATACCTTGGGATCAGAATTAATAAGGGCAGTAGACAAACCCAAATATGGGAAGATGTATTAAACTCATGCAAG ATGTCGAATCAGGTTGGTGTGAAATTAGATGGCCTTTTAAAGAAATTTGTTTGGGAAGGGGCTAAGGATCAAAGAAGGATACCATTGATAAATTGGGATACCATGTGCATGCTAAAAGAGGATGGGGGTGCAGGGTTGAGAAAAATGAATATCCAAAACACGACACTTGGTGCAAAGCTATCGTGGAAAAT GGCTAAATTCTGGCGGGACTCCTGGGATGGTGAATTGCCATTGGCAGAAATCTTCGAAGATCAGGATTGGATTAATTCCATTGAATCAGCCATAG CCCTTAATGGTCGTATTCTCACTGGCAACAGACTCAAGACAATCGACATCCATGGACCAAGCTGGTGTGCATTATGCAACGCTGAGGAAGAATCGGTGGACCATTTACTTTTCAATTGTAAGTTTGCTCAAAGTTGTTGGGAGTGGTTTCTAAGTATGATGAACCTGTGCACAGTCAGGAATGCGACACTTAAGGATTTTCTAGTTTTATGGCTTATATTCAACCAATCTAAGTGGGGTGCACTGTGGCTGGTGGGGCCTATAATGATTGTCTGGctgatttggaaagaaaggaacaagcGAATATTCAATGAGACATCTAAACTAGTAGAAGTAGTTATTAGCATTCTAAAGGCTGCCATTGAAGAAGCTCTATGTGGTAAATCTAAGAATGTCAGAAAGTTCAGATTCAATGATTGGGATTTGGAAATGGAGAAGAACTTGTCTCTCAAGAATGCGAGCTTCCATTATCCCAGAAAGCAAATTGATAGGAGTAAGGTTAGATGGGCTAAGCCTCATTGCAATTGGGtaaaactaaactttgatggggccaaCAGGGGTAACCATGGGCAAGCTGGTTATGGAGCAGTTATTCGAGATGAGGTTGGGAATATTGTATCGGGCACCTACGGGCATATTGGACGAGCTACAAACAATGAAGCGAAACTTAGAGCCCTTGAGGCTGGTTTGCTCCTCTGCAAACAGAAGGGTTTATCTAATGTGCAGGTCGAGGGAGACTCTCAAATAATTATAAATGGAGTGATTAACTCTAGGTTTACAAATTGGAAAATGGCCAAATGGCTTCCTCACATACACACTCTGCTGCAATCAATCAGGCCTTATGAAATATCTCACATCTTTAGGGAAGGTAATCGATTGGCAGATCTTTTTGCCAATCTTGGTGTCATGTCGAATGTGGCAGAAGT TGAGTCCGAGGACGAAGAGGAGGGGAGTGCGGATGAAGGGAGTGATGAGTCCGATGATAGTAAGAGAAACCGGGCCGAACGTAGGCGTGTGGAGAAGGAAGAACTAAAGGAGATGATGAGGACATTCGGTGAAAATGCTTGGGAAGTTTTCAGGTGTGCGGTGCAGAATGGGAATATGGCTCCCTTCTGTAGAGTGACAAACTTTGAAACTTGGTGGTTCTCGGCTGGAGCAACAGAAACTGTAATCAGTGTGGGAGAGTTTGCAGGGGTCATCATGCAAACTCTCAGTGGCGGTGCATAA
- the LOC131057353 gene encoding uncharacterized protein LOC131057353 isoform X8, with protein sequence MTVNLNSLFFFNLSIADGYAEQFKYIDTLIRAFSHFIVQCACNASFGNEAFSHFIVQCVCNASFGNEAFSHFTGQCVCSASSGNELGSQESSN encoded by the exons ATGACTGTCAATTTAAACAGTCTATTCTTCTTCAATCTCAGCATTGCAGATGGATATGCAGAGCAGTTCAAGTACATCGACACCCTCATTAG GGCATTTTCTCACTTTATTGTACAGTGTGCATGCAACGCTTCTTTTGGAAATGA GGCATTTTCTCACTTTATTGTACAATGTGTATGCAACGCCTCTTTTGGAAATGA GGCATTTTCTCACTTTACGGGACAATGTGTATGCAGCGCCTCTTCTGGAAATGAGTTGGGTAGTCAG GAATCTTCAAACTAG